From one Lycium barbarum isolate Lr01 chromosome 6, ASM1917538v2, whole genome shotgun sequence genomic stretch:
- the LOC132644087 gene encoding uncharacterized protein LOC132644087 gives MRGTGRGKNGRGGTGCGRGNSGTTSQPQIQSIGINEAPLEIGQSSNPSQGTLQSGQISCNPLQRTSPETQSSRNLEENACPSPEAENGTFSRINKKRGRGKYKSKTVDIKTKYGGKITIMIPDDIDRAVGSGARDIVNYSGLIMRTYISFREGKWQNIVLKYGEAMWLQVQNKFEVCGGLREHKLQGFVISSMQRLVRAWKAQLHTDYLRYSTDEDRLSHRPEDVQLEDWKYLVKYFGSEEFKVVSERNKRNRAKQITKHACGTRSFAEVEESTRDPVSAEKDKPDKVWEIQHTRKNVNGERVWLDSKSQQIHGQLQQLVVEQQSEEVGYPMTREEMYSSILGQRSGYVRGFGYGKKPPRKTQMQQANIEASVSSTMEIMRQEMQADMDRKFQEELNRKLQEENEQMAIDLKKKMEEDLQKKLEEERAHMRGEFDKMIQDQMATFMTRILQGQGS, from the exons ATGAGAGGAACTGGACGAGGTAAAAACGGGAGAGGCGGGACAGGCTGTGGACGTGGAAATTCTGGAACGACGTCTCAACCACAAATACAATCAATAGGGATTAACGAGGCACCTTTGGAGATAGGACAATCAAGTAACCCAAGTCAAGGAACTCTACAGTCCGGACAAATATCATGTAACCCTCTCCAAAGAACATCTCCAGAGACACAATCATCAAGGAATCTGGAAGAAAATGCATGCCCCTCTCCAGAGGCTGAAAATGGTACAT TTTCTCGCATCAATAAAAAGAGAGGAAGGGGAAAATATAAATCTAAAACAGTAGATATAAAAACTAAGTATGGAGGAAAAATCACAATAATGATTCCAGATGACATTGATAGAGCTGTGGGTTCCGGGGCTAGAGATATTGTTAATTACTCTGGTTTGATCATGAGGACCTATATCTCGTTTCGAGAGGGAAAATGGCAAAATATTGTTTTGAAATACGGAGAAGCAATGTGGTTACAGGTCCAG AACAAATTTGAAGTTTGTGGTGGGCTGCGAGAGCATAAGTTGCAAGGCTTTGTGATAAGTAGTATGCAAAGGCTTGTTAGAGCATGGAAAGCTCAATTGCACACTGATTACCTCCGTTATTCTACTGATGAAGACAGATTGTCTCATCGACCTGAGGATGTTCAGTTGGAGGACTGGAAATACCTAGTAAAGTATTTTGGAAGTGAGGAATTCAAG GTTGTCAGTGAGAGAAACAAAAGAAATAGGGCAAAGCAAATAACTAAGCATGCTTGTGGTACAAGGTCTTTTGCAGAAGTAGAAGAATCTACG AGAGATCCGGTTTCTGCAGAAAAGGACAAACCAGATAAAGTGTGGGAGATCCAACATACACGTAAGAATGTTAACGGAGAACGGGTGTGGTTGGATTCAAAATCCCAACAAATTCAT GGCCAGCTTCAGCAACTTGTTGTTGAACAACAATCTGAAGAGGTTGGGTATCCCATGACTAGAGAAGAGATGTATTCATCCATTCTTGGTCAGAGATCAGGCTATGTTCGTGGTTTTGGATATGGAAAGAAGCCTCCCAGAAAGACTCAAATGCAGCAGGCAAACATAGAAGCCAGCGTGTCTTCTACGATGGAAATTATGCGTCAAGAGATGCAAGCTGATATGGACCGGAAGTTCCAAGAAGAACTGAACCGAAAGTTGCAAGAAGAAAATGAACAGATGGCTATCGACTTAAAAAAGAAGATGGAAGAAGATTTGCAAAAAAAATTGGAAGAGGAGCGTGCACACATGAGAGGAGAATTTGACAAGATGATCCAAGACCAAATGGCTACTTTCATGACTAGAATTCTACAG GGACAAGGTTCTTAA
- the LOC132644067 gene encoding uncharacterized protein LOC132644067 — translation MDKSWLNIRNRVDQRYRDGVESFLNWAFSQPGVSTIIRCPCKGCMNTVFKLRINVRGDLLNKGFWDSYKVWDLHGEVLVRVDDEVEDDSIEEDNITEMIHDACGYMNVEDNTNSSEGNEEQNMHATKFYKLLENAQTELYPGCTKVSKLSFVVKLLHLKCLNHWSNKSMDELLSFFKEVLPEGSFVPKSFYEAKKVLRDLGLGYTKIDACQNDCILYWHDYINAQSCPKYGKSRWKLEGHKGKKVAHKVLRHFPIKPRLQRLYMAKETAKKMRWHKEENIDDGVLRHPSDSIEWKSFNERHPTFSTELRNVRLGLASDGFQPYGNMSSNHSIWPVVLVTYNFPPWDCMKNPYFMMTLLIQGPKCPGNDIDVYLQPMIEELNELWDGVETYDAHSKSNFLMRVALLWTINDFPAYGNLSGWKVEIGAAPSPLTGDEALMQLQDLGNVTYGKVQKRKRNVSNNAYNWRKKSIFFQLPYWKNLMMRHNLDVMHIERNVSDDILSTMMNMVGKTKDTLKSRYDLVDLGIRQGLHPIEDGDNILLLAACYALSLQEKLKVCDFLANLKVPDAFSSNISRCVNILEKKIHGLKCHDHHVLLQDIFPVAIRGLLPKEVCEPIIALAKFFKNLYSKCLTIEDLDILEAEIPIILCKLQMVFLPAFFDIMIHLTIHLAREAKLGGPVQYRDMYPIERYLRTLKSYVRNLGRPEGSIAEGYLAEESLTFCSRYLKNISTKLNKSTRNDDGSRSKGEMSIFKNSGQPKGAATDIKKLPHDEFNQACMYVLQNCEEVSQFLEEYTREIESQGSMRAHRMHNNEFLDWFRARVGCANDDLISLVVSPDPLVHRYSTFMVNGFRFQTKELVRKTQNSGVLVRGDDSDPNKEYYGVLEDIYELSYVGNRKVYLFKFHWWDVARLGRGYKIDKYGFTSVNTHCALNTNEPFVLASQSEQVFYLNDMVNKDWLVVVKTNPRDLFNILEVEDEALLNEDVYQQEEVECNILRTNDQETEIEVSLHRDDIEPQTVLSTNDQGNEEDDFINDNDIDVSENEEDEEELLDDNDGEDSDTSS, via the exons ATGGATAAAAGTTGGTTGAATATTAGGAATAGAGTTGACCAAAGGTATAGAGATGGAGTAGAAAGCTTTCTTAATTGGGCATTCAGTCAACCCGGGGTGAGCACTATTATTCGATGTCCTTGTAAAGGGTGTATGAACACCGTGTTCAAGCTAAGGATTAATGTAAGAGGAGACTTGTTGAACAAGGGCTTCTGGGATTCTTATAAAGTGTGGGACTTGCATGGAGAAGTGTTAGTTAGAGTTGATGATGAAGTCGAAGATGATAGCATTGAAGAGGATAATATTACTGAAATGATTCACGATGCTTGTGGATATATGAATGTGGAGGATAATACTAATTCTTCTGAGGGAAATGAAGAGCAAAATATGCATGCAACAAAGTTCTACAAATTGTTAGAAAATGCTCAGACAGAACTTTATCCTGGTTGCACAAAAGTCTCAAAGTTGTCTTTTGTTGTTAAATTACTTCACTTGAAGTGTCTTAACCATTGGAGCAACAAATCAATGGATGAGTTGTTGAGCTTCTTTAAAGAAGTTCTTCCTGAGGGGTCATTTGTACCCAAATCTTTTTATGAAGCGAAGAAAGTTCTTCGTGACCTAGGCTTGGGGTACACCAAAATAGATGCATGTCAGAATGATTGTATTTTATATTGGCACGATTATATCAATGCCCAATCATGTCCGAAGTATGGTAAGTCTAGATGGAAGTTAGAAGGACACAAAGGCAAGAAAGTAGCTCATAAAGTATTGCGACATTTTCCAATCAAACCAAGGCTTCAGCGATTATACATGGCAAAAGAGACGGCAAAGAAGATGAGGTGGCACAAGGAAGAAAATATTGATGATGGTGTCTTGCGACATCCATCTGACTCAATAGAATGGAAATCTTTCAATGAGCGCCATCCTACTTTTTCAACTGAGTTAAGAAATGTTAGATTAGGTTTAGCAAGTGATGGGTTCCAACCTTATGGGAATATGAGTTCCAATCATAGTATTTGGCCTGTCGTACTAGTTACGTATAATTTTCCACCATGGGATTGCATGAAAAATCCATATTTCATGATGACACTTCTTATTCAAGGCCCTAAGTGTCCAGGCAATGATATTGATGTATACTTACAACCAATGATTGAAGAGTTGAATGAACTATGGGACGGGGTGGAGACTTATGATGCACACTCAAAATCTAATTTTCTTATGCGTGTGGCTCTCCTGTGGACGATTAATGACTTTCCTGCATATGGGAACCTTTCAGGATG GAAAGTGGAAATAGGGGCTGCACCTAGCCCTTTAACAGGTGATGAAGCACTTATGCAATTACAAGATTTGGGCAATGTGACTTATGGTAAAGTGCAAAAGCGAAAGCGTAATGTTTCTAACAATGCTTATAATTGGAGGAAGAAGAGTATCTTTTTTCAATTGCCTTATTGGAAGAATCTTATGATGCGACATAACCTTGATGTGATGCATATAGAAAGAAATGTGTCCGATGATATTTTATCAACTATGATGAATATGGTTGGAAAGACAAAGGACACGTTGAAAAGTAGATATGATTTGGTGGACCTTGGAATCAGGCAAGGATTGCATCCAATTGAGGATGGGGACAATATTTTGTTACTGGCGGCATGCTATGCATTGTCCCTACAAGAGAAGTTGAAGGTATGTGATTTCTTAGCTAATTTGAAGGTTCCAGATGCCTTTTCATCAAACATTTCAAGGTGTGTTAACATACTTGAGAAAAAGATACATGGATTGAAGTGTCATGATCATCATGTATTATTACAAGACATTTTTCCGGTAGCTATACGTGGTTTGTTGCCTAAGGAAGTCTGTGAACCAATTATAGCCTTAGCCAAATTTTTCAAGAATCTATACTCTAAGTGCTTGACAATTGAAGATCTTGATATCCTAGAGGCTGAAATTCCTATCATATTGTGCAAACTTCAAATGGTTTTTCTTCCGGCTTTCTTTGATATCATGATTCATTTGACAATTCACTTGGCAAGAGAGGCAAAGCTTGGAGGACCAGTTCAATATCGGGATATGTACCCTATTGAGAG GTATTTGCGAACACTTAAGTCATATGTACGCAACCTAGGTCGTCCAGAAGGTTCAATTGCAGAAGGTTATTTGGCAGAGGAAAGCCTCACGTTTTGCTCACGATATTTAAAGAATATCTCAACCAAGTTAAATAAATCAACTAGAAATGACGATGGATCTAGGTCAAAGGGTGAGATGTCCATCTTTAAAAATAGTGGGCAACCAAAAGGTGCTGCTACAGATATCAAGAAGCTACCTCATGATGAGTTCAACCAAGCATGCATGTATGTGCTTCAAAATTGTGAAGAGGTGTCGCAATTCTTAGA GGAATACACGAGAGAGATTGAAAGTCAAGGATCAATGAGAGCTCATAGGATGCATAACAATGAGTTTCTTGATTGGTTTCGTGCACGTGTAG GATGCGCAAATGATGATCTCATTAGCTTAGTTGTCAGTCCTGACCCATTGGTTCATCGATATTCAACATTTATGGTGAATGGATTTAGATTTCAAACAAAAGAGCTTGTGAGAAAAACACAAAACAGTGGAGTTCTTGTTAGAGGAGATGATTCAGACCCTAATAAGGAGTATTATGGTGTATTAGAGGACATTTATGAGTTGTCTTATGTGGGGAACAGGAAAGTTTACCTATTCAAGTTTCATTGGTGGGATGTGGCTCGCCTAGGAAGAGGATATAAGATTGACAAATATGGTTTTACAAGTGTGAATACTCATTGTGCCTTGAATACAAATGAGCCATTTGTGTTGGCGTCTCAGTCCGAGCAAGTCTTTTACTTGAATGACATGGTCAATAAAGATTGGCTTGTTGTTGTAAAGACAAATCCTCGCGACCTTTTCAATATTCTTGAAGTTGAAGATGAAGCCTTACTTAACGAAGATGTTTATCAACAAGAGGAAGTTGAATGTAATATTTTGCGTACCAATGACCAAGAAACTGAGATTGAGGTGTCTTTACATAGGGATGATATTGAACCACAAACTGTTTTGAGTACCAATGACCAAGGAAATGAGGAAGATGATTTCATTAATGACAATGATATAGATGTATCCGAGAatgaagaagacgaagaagagTTACTTGATGATAATGATGGAGAGGACAGTGATACATCCTCTTGA